One genomic segment of Arthrobacter sp. zg-Y1110 includes these proteins:
- the der gene encoding ribosome biogenesis GTPase Der, with amino-acid sequence MNGKPLNDDTAGDGISTDEYVPSGEDQIDERLAAMDDDEADIRARSLRAGLDDYELDEEDAALLAGGFEEYDEDAPLRQDPVVAIVGRPNVGKSTLVNRILGRREAVVEDTPGVTRDRVTYPATWNGVNFTLVDTGGWEHDARGIHARVADQAEIAVDHADAVMLVVDATVGITATDEAVVRMLRGKGKPVVVVANKVDDIQNEADASSLWGLGFGEPYPVSALHGRGTGDMLDAVLDVLPEYSAYGGLDRSGGPRRIALIGRPNVGKSSLLNKLAGSERVVVDDTAGTTRDPVDEMIELGGRTWRFVDTAGIRRRQHMAQGADFYASLRTQAALEKAEVAVVLLAVDEVLSEQDVRILQLAIESGRALVLAFNKWDLLDDERRRYLKIEIERDLAHVEWAPHVNISAKTGWHKDRLVPALDTALENWDKRIPTGKLNAFLGELVAAHPHPVRGGKQPRILFGTQASSRPPKFVLFTTGFLDPGYRRFITRRLRETFGFEGTPIEVSMRVREKRGKNSKR; translated from the coding sequence ATGAACGGAAAACCTCTCAACGACGACACCGCCGGTGACGGGATCTCCACGGACGAGTACGTCCCGTCCGGAGAAGACCAGATCGACGAGCGCCTCGCGGCAATGGATGACGACGAGGCCGATATCCGCGCCCGTTCCCTCCGCGCCGGTCTCGACGACTACGAACTTGATGAAGAAGATGCCGCGCTGCTCGCCGGCGGCTTCGAAGAATACGACGAAGACGCACCCCTGCGCCAGGATCCGGTGGTCGCCATCGTGGGCCGCCCGAACGTGGGCAAGTCCACCCTGGTGAACCGTATCCTCGGCCGCCGTGAGGCCGTCGTGGAGGACACCCCCGGTGTGACCCGTGACCGGGTTACCTACCCCGCGACCTGGAACGGTGTGAACTTCACCCTGGTGGACACCGGCGGCTGGGAGCACGACGCCCGCGGCATCCACGCCCGGGTAGCCGACCAGGCCGAAATCGCCGTTGACCACGCCGACGCCGTCATGCTGGTGGTCGACGCGACCGTCGGTATCACCGCCACCGACGAGGCCGTGGTGCGGATGCTGCGCGGCAAGGGCAAGCCCGTCGTCGTCGTCGCCAACAAGGTGGACGATATCCAGAACGAAGCCGACGCTTCCTCCCTCTGGGGCCTGGGCTTCGGCGAGCCGTACCCGGTCTCGGCGCTGCACGGCCGCGGCACCGGTGACATGCTCGACGCCGTCCTGGACGTGCTGCCCGAGTACTCCGCGTACGGCGGACTGGACCGCTCCGGCGGCCCGCGCCGCATCGCCCTGATCGGCCGCCCGAACGTGGGCAAGTCCTCGCTGCTGAACAAGCTGGCCGGCTCCGAGCGTGTAGTCGTGGATGACACCGCGGGCACCACCCGTGACCCGGTGGATGAAATGATCGAACTCGGCGGCCGCACCTGGCGCTTCGTCGACACCGCCGGCATCCGCCGCCGCCAGCACATGGCACAGGGCGCCGATTTCTACGCCTCCCTGCGTACCCAGGCTGCCCTGGAAAAGGCCGAGGTCGCCGTCGTGCTCCTGGCCGTGGACGAGGTCCTCAGCGAGCAGGACGTCCGCATCCTGCAGCTGGCCATCGAATCCGGCCGCGCACTGGTTCTCGCCTTCAACAAGTGGGACCTACTCGACGACGAGCGCCGCCGCTACCTCAAGATCGAGATCGAGCGGGACCTGGCCCACGTTGAATGGGCCCCGCACGTCAACATCTCGGCCAAGACCGGCTGGCACAAGGACCGTCTGGTTCCCGCACTGGATACCGCCCTGGAGAACTGGGATAAGCGCATCCCCACCGGAAAGCTCAACGCCTTCCTGGGCGAGCTTGTGGCAGCCCACCCGCACCCCGTGCGCGGCGGCAAGCAGCCCCGCATCCTCTTCGGTACGCAGGCTTCCTCGCGTCCGCCGAAGTTCGTGCTGTTCACCACCGGCTTCCTGGATCCCGGCTACCGCCGCTTCATCACCCGCCGGCTGCGTGAAACCTTCGGCTTCGAGGGCACGCCCATCGAGGTCAGCATGCGCGTCCGCGAGAAGCGCGGCAAGAACAGCAAGCGCTAA